One window from the genome of Alkalihalobacillus sp. LMS6 encodes:
- a CDS encoding hotdog fold thioesterase, whose translation MTQFTEEQLVQLKENAQNTLIETLGIEYQELSTDKVVMTMPVGPPVHQPYGVLHGGASVVLAETAASIATAININPETHVCFGMEINANHIRTMSEGTLIATATPFHKGRSTMVWHIDLTNEEGKTICISRCTVSVMEKRK comes from the coding sequence ATGACTCAGTTCACAGAAGAACAGCTTGTTCAGTTAAAGGAAAACGCTCAAAACACATTAATCGAAACGCTTGGAATCGAATATCAAGAACTGTCGACCGATAAAGTCGTTATGACAATGCCGGTTGGGCCACCCGTTCACCAACCATATGGCGTTTTACACGGCGGTGCTTCCGTTGTGTTAGCGGAAACCGCTGCTTCGATCGCCACAGCTATAAACATTAACCCTGAAACCCACGTTTGTTTTGGGATGGAGATTAATGCCAACCATATTCGAACCATGTCTGAAGGTACGTTAATTGCGACCGCGACACCTTTTCATAAGGGAAGATCGACAATGGTGTGGCATATTGACTTAACAAATGAAGAAGGAAAAACCATCTGTATCTCTCGCTGTACCGTTAGTGTAATGGAAAAAAGAAAGTAA
- a CDS encoding LD-carboxypeptidase, with the protein MSIAPPRLQQGDTVGIVTLGSPLAADTINERIRFLEQLGFSVIVGDSVYERTGFLAGSAESRANDFMNMIRNPEVKWILPTRGGVGVAGIIPYLNFAEIRANPKIISGYSDITILLNVLAQFSDLITFQGLLLIDFRENTPPYNVEQFFSTTMNGFAPYPLTNPPSIPLEGRVSGVAIGELIGGNLTSFVGSLGTPYEIDTAGKVLFLEDTHEPTNTVYRYLAQLEAAGKFNDCAAILMGTCTDCPVSYSTSYQDVINSFLVPLGKPLITNVQSAHNYYKATLPIGANVRVDGTNGTITIVENTVQS; encoded by the coding sequence GTGAGTATTGCTCCACCTCGACTGCAACAAGGAGATACAGTTGGAATCGTCACCTTAGGCAGTCCTCTCGCCGCCGATACCATCAATGAGCGAATACGATTCTTAGAACAGTTAGGGTTTTCGGTAATCGTTGGAGATAGTGTGTATGAACGGACTGGTTTTCTAGCTGGTTCTGCTGAAAGTCGGGCAAACGATTTTATGAACATGATACGAAATCCCGAAGTGAAATGGATTTTACCTACAAGAGGAGGAGTCGGTGTTGCCGGTATTATCCCTTATTTAAACTTTGCAGAGATTCGAGCTAACCCTAAAATCATTTCTGGTTATAGCGACATTACGATCCTCTTAAATGTGCTTGCACAGTTTTCAGATTTAATTACGTTTCAAGGGTTGCTTCTCATTGATTTTCGTGAAAATACACCACCTTATAATGTTGAACAATTTTTTTCTACCACAATGAATGGTTTTGCTCCCTATCCCCTGACAAATCCTCCTTCCATCCCATTAGAAGGCAGAGTTTCGGGTGTCGCAATAGGAGAATTAATCGGAGGAAACTTAACGTCTTTTGTTGGTTCCCTCGGGACACCCTATGAGATTGACACAGCTGGGAAAGTACTATTCTTGGAAGACACTCACGAACCGACGAATACCGTTTATCGCTATTTGGCTCAGTTAGAAGCAGCAGGTAAATTTAATGATTGTGCCGCGATTTTAATGGGAACGTGTACAGATTGTCCTGTTTCTTATAGCACGAGCTATCAAGATGTCATCAATTCTTTTCTTGTTCCTTTGGGGAAACCTCTAATTACAAATGTCCAATCGGCACATAATTATTACAAAGCAACCTTACCGATTGGCGCAAACGTTCGAGTAGATGGAACAAATGGAACAATTACTATAGTCGAAAATACTGTCCAATCATGA
- a CDS encoding glycine betaine/L-proline ABC transporter ATP-binding protein produces MTTQISLKNVSKIFGPKPKSVIPMIKDGMTKEEILAKTNHTVGVYDASMDIKKGETFVIMGLSGSGKSTLIRCFNLLNKPTDGEIILDGENIVKYSNQQLKKVRQNKIAMVFQHFGLFTHRTILSNVEYGLEIKQMPKAKRREIAMKNIEIVGLKGYEDKYPDELSGGMQQRVGLARALTNDPDILLMDEPFSALDPLIRREMQLELLDIQERLQKTIIFITHDVNEAFKIGDRVAVMRDGKVVQIGTPEEIMEAPANDYISEFIKDIDRSKVFQASHIMMKPNAIVSLKDGLNVAVKEMQQNGLSSVFVVDRGRILKGILTIDQAIKGIKEKQTLAEVISEDIQRVKADCYVTDLIPKALESAFPLAVVNDEGRLEGIILRVHVLSGLISEEVKETEEYHPKEELSPV; encoded by the coding sequence ATGACCACACAAATCTCACTTAAAAATGTCTCTAAAATTTTTGGCCCGAAACCGAAGTCTGTCATCCCAATGATTAAAGACGGTATGACGAAAGAAGAAATCTTAGCGAAGACTAACCACACAGTTGGCGTATACGATGCCTCAATGGATATAAAAAAAGGTGAAACCTTCGTTATTATGGGGCTGTCAGGGAGCGGGAAATCGACGTTAATTCGTTGTTTTAACCTTTTAAATAAGCCGACAGACGGTGAAATCATTTTAGATGGAGAGAATATCGTAAAGTATTCAAACCAGCAGCTTAAGAAAGTTCGTCAAAACAAGATCGCTATGGTTTTTCAGCATTTCGGCTTGTTTACCCACCGTACGATCTTGTCTAATGTTGAATATGGTCTAGAAATTAAGCAGATGCCAAAAGCAAAACGTCGAGAAATCGCGATGAAGAACATTGAAATTGTAGGGTTAAAGGGTTATGAAGACAAGTATCCAGATGAACTTTCAGGCGGAATGCAGCAACGGGTCGGTCTTGCTCGAGCCCTGACAAATGATCCAGACATTCTTTTAATGGACGAGCCATTCAGTGCACTTGACCCTTTAATTCGTCGGGAAATGCAGTTAGAGCTGTTAGATATCCAAGAGCGTCTTCAAAAGACAATTATCTTTATCACTCATGATGTGAATGAAGCCTTCAAAATTGGTGATCGTGTTGCGGTGATGCGTGACGGGAAAGTCGTTCAAATTGGTACACCAGAAGAAATTATGGAAGCACCTGCTAACGACTATATTTCCGAATTTATTAAAGATATTGATCGATCGAAAGTTTTTCAAGCATCTCACATTATGATGAAACCAAATGCGATTGTGTCACTAAAAGACGGCTTAAACGTCGCAGTGAAAGAAATGCAGCAAAACGGGTTATCTAGCGTGTTCGTTGTGGATCGAGGTCGCATTTTAAAAGGCATTCTGACCATTGATCAAGCGATAAAAGGGATAAAAGAAAAACAAACACTCGCAGAAGTGATTTCAGAGGACATTCAACGAGTAAAAGCGGATTGCTATGTGACCGATTTAATTCCAAAAGCGCTTGAATCTGCTTTTCCATTGGCAGTTGTGAATGATGAGGGACGTTTAGAAGGGATTATTCTCCGTGTTCATGTTTTATCTGGATTAATCTCGGAAGAAGTTAAGGAGACAGAGGAATATCATCCTAAAGAAGAGTTAAGTCCTGTGTAA
- a CDS encoding proline/glycine betaine ABC transporter permease — MFDFPDIRIRLGDYAEAVVQWLRETFSAFFDFIFQIGVSTINGINDVLEFFPWWLFILIVVALGWYLQKWSSGLLYGLFIFIIGTFNYWSEMMTTLAIIMSAVIVCLIIGVPIGILMAFSKWFSIIMRPVLDAMQTMPSFIYLIPAIFFFGLGNVSAIFATIIYAVPPVIRLTELAIRGVSSSMVESAQSFGSSKGQTLWKVQLPQAIPTIMAGVNQTTMMALAMVVIASMVGARGLGEDVLIAINTVNFSLGFEAGLSIVFIAIIIDRLTSGVANKIQRHRRVTS, encoded by the coding sequence ATGTTTGATTTTCCTGATATTCGGATTCGTCTAGGTGATTATGCAGAAGCCGTTGTGCAGTGGCTTAGAGAAACATTTTCAGCATTTTTTGATTTTATTTTTCAAATCGGTGTGAGCACCATTAATGGAATCAATGATGTTCTTGAATTTTTCCCATGGTGGTTATTTATTCTAATTGTGGTTGCCCTTGGCTGGTATTTGCAAAAATGGAGTTCGGGTCTGTTGTATGGATTGTTTATTTTTATTATAGGAACCTTTAATTATTGGTCAGAAATGATGACGACACTCGCAATTATTATGAGCGCCGTAATTGTCTGTTTAATTATAGGAGTACCAATAGGAATTTTAATGGCGTTTAGTAAATGGTTTTCCATCATCATGCGTCCTGTCCTTGATGCGATGCAAACAATGCCAAGTTTTATTTACTTAATTCCTGCAATCTTTTTCTTTGGCCTTGGAAACGTCTCGGCTATTTTTGCCACGATTATCTATGCGGTTCCACCCGTTATTCGCTTAACAGAACTTGCGATTCGAGGTGTAAGTTCTTCTATGGTTGAATCAGCACAATCATTTGGTTCATCAAAAGGGCAAACGTTGTGGAAGGTTCAACTTCCTCAAGCGATACCGACCATTATGGCTGGTGTAAACCAAACAACGATGATGGCTTTGGCAATGGTTGTAATTGCCTCAATGGTAGGTGCAAGAGGTCTAGGGGAAGACGTGTTAATTGCGATTAATACGGTGAATTTTTCTTTAGGGTTTGAAGCCGGATTGAGCATCGTATTTATTGCGATTATCATTGATCGTTTAACGAGCGGTGTAGCAAATAAAATTCAACGACATAGGAGAGTGACGTCATGA